Proteins encoded by one window of Heliangelus exortis chromosome 5, bHelExo1.hap1, whole genome shotgun sequence:
- the ANGEL1 gene encoding protein angel homolog 1 isoform X1: protein MIGTVLCYVLLPAAQLVRALRDAYFTCRKNVLLEKSTSTQVEAIFAATRGRSVPEEQEALLQQQLEEGTENLPASESASSAGKASDTLSSDWLEGSELLMTSLSDLSSAPEVTQCAGQQLTELHALASSELQDHAVTELKKLPAKEPVAVAGSAPWAAVVPQTDHQTAGCATIDVKGPNEDPAVLAWSLARDAETVSTDPPAWPIPDMVQFCPLPTEVPYHEILWREWEDLSVQPCVLEQVSKNTPLFEFRVMSYNILAQDLVEQGLDLYVHCHPDILNWNYRFPNLLQEIQHWDPDVLCLQEVQENHYWEQLEPTLKEMGFACFYKRRTGTKTDGCAVCYKHSRFQLISLSPIEFFRPGLDVLNRDNVGLVLLLQPLLPEGLELKAASPLCIANTHVLFNPHRGDIKLAQMALLLAEIDKIAKTTEGSYYPVILCGDLNSVPDSPLYKFIRNGELSYHGMPAWKVSGQENCSQQFCSRKLLAPLWPSSLGVTDSCQYVTLCQPKKPGERHKYSRDFLLQFRFCDVACERPPQLVFLEGVTDAKPDRPAHWPKPPPVVEDPDPEPFIPRSSGVIQHGLNLTSVYSHFLPQRGRPEVTTMPMGLGITVDYIFYSAEPVKNGNRGGRRLYRDGALKLLGRLSLLSEDVLLLANGLPNPFCSSDHLCLLASFGLELSSHRES from the exons ATGATCGGCACCGTGCTCTGCTACGTGCTGCTGCCGGCGGCGCAGCTCGTCCGGGCCCTCCGAG ATGCTTACTTTACCTGTCGAAAGAATGTACTTCTGGAGAAGAGCACGTCCACCCAGGTAGAAGCCATCTTTGCTGCAACCAGAGGAAGGTCGGTCCCAGAAGAGCAGGAAgcccttctccagcagcagcttgagGAAGGAACAGAGAATTTGCCAGCCAGTGAGAGTGCTTCATcagcagggaaagcatcagATACTCTCTCTAGTGACTGGTTAGAAGGTTCAGAGCTATTGATGACTAGCCTTAGTGACCTGAGTTCGGCTCCAGAAGTCACCCAGTGTGCTGGTCAGCAGCTCACAGAGCTACATGCCTTGGCGTCTTCAGAATTGCAAGATCATGCAGTGACTGAACTGAAAAAACTACCAGCAAAGGAACCAGTGGCTGTAGCAGGCAGTGCCCCTTGGGCAGCTGTGGTGCCACAGACAGATCACCAGACAGCTGGCTGTGCCACTATTGATGTAAAAGGGCCAAATGAAGACCCAGCTGTGCTGGCCTGGAGTTTAGCACGTGATGCGGAGACAGTGTCAACAGATCCCCCAGCCTGGCCCATTCCAGATATGGTACAATTCTGTCCTCTCCCAACAGAGGTGCCCTACCATG AGATTTTATGGAGAGAGTGGGAGGATCTTTCTGTCCAGCCCtgtgtgctggagcaggtctcGAAAAACACTCCTCTCTTTGAATTTCGAGTCATGTCTTACAACATCCTTGCCCAGGACCTGGTGGAGCAGGGCCTTGATCTCTATGTACACTGTCATCCAGACATCCTGAACTGGAACTACCGCTTTCCAAACCTTTTGCAGGAGATCCAGCACTGGGATCCTGAT GTTCTGTGTCTCCAGGAGGTGCAGGAGAACCATtactgggagcagctggaacCAACGCTCAAGGAGATGG GCTTTGCGTGCTTCTATAAACGGAGAACTGGGACAAAGACAGATGGCTGTGCTGTGTGCTACAAGCACAGCAGGTTCCAGCTGATCAGCCTCAGCCCCATAGAATTCTTCCGGCCTGGCCTGGATGTTCTCAACAGGGATAACGTGGGCTTGGTGCTGCTGTTACAACCTCTGCTCCCAGAAGGCCTAGAGCTGAAGGCAGCCAGTCCTTTGTGTATAGCCAACACTCATGTGTTGTTCAATCCCCATCGGGGAGATATCAAACTGGCCCAGATGGCCCTGCTTCTAGCAGAGATAGACAAGATTGCAAAAACTACTGAAGGCAGCTACTATCCAGTCATCTTGTGTGGAGACCTGAACTCTGTCCCTGATTCTCCCCTCTACAAATTCATCCGGAATGGTGAACTTTCCTACCATGGGATGCCAGCCTGGAAG GTGTCTGGTCAGGAAAACTGTTCCCAACAATTCTGTTCACGAAAACTGCTGGCCCCACTGTGGCCGAGCTCACTGGGTGTAACAGACAGCTGCCAGTATGTCACCCTGTGCCAGCCAAAGAAACCAGGTGAG AGACATAAGTACAGCCGGGACTTCCTGCTCCAATTTCGTTTTTGCGATGTTGCCTGTGAACGACCACCACAGTTGGTCTTCTTGGAAGGTGTGACAGATGCTAAACCAG ACCGCCCTGCACACTGGCCCAAACCTCCTCCTGTGGTGGAAGACCCTGATCCAGAGCCATTCATCCCAAG GTCTTCAGGTGTTATCCAGCATGGCCTCAACCTGACCTCTGTGTACAGCCACTTCCTGCCACAGAGAGGACGCCCAGAGGTCACAACAATGCCCATGGGGCTTGGAATCACCGTTGATTATATCTTTTACTCGGCAGAGCCTGTGAAGAATGGGAACAGGGGGG GTCGCAGGCTGTACCGGGATGGAGCCCTGAAGCTGCTTGGCcgcctttcccttctctctgaaGATGTCCTGTTGCTGGCAAATGGCTTACCAAATCCTTTTTGTTCATCTGACCATCTCTGCCTTCTGGCTAGTTTTGGCTTGGAGCTCTCTAGCCACAGAGAGAGTTAG
- the ANGEL1 gene encoding protein angel homolog 1 isoform X4 yields the protein MGCSGVCDSPGTDAYFTCRKNVLLEKSTSTQVEAIFAATRGRSVPEEQEALLQQQLEEGTENLPASESASSAGKASDTLSSDWLEGSELLMTSLSDLSSAPEVTQCAGQQLTELHALASSELQDHAVTELKKLPAKEPVAVAGSAPWAAVVPQTDHQTAGCATIDVKGPNEDPAVLAWSLARDAETVSTDPPAWPIPDMVQFCPLPTEVPYHEILWREWEDLSVQPCVLEQVSKNTPLFEFRVMSYNILAQDLVEQGLDLYVHCHPDILNWNYRFPNLLQEIQHWDPDVLCLQEVQENHYWEQLEPTLKEMGFACFYKRRTGTKTDGCAVCYKHSRFQLISLSPIEFFRPGLDVLNRDNVGLVLLLQPLLPEGLELKAASPLCIANTHVLFNPHRGDIKLAQMALLLAEIDKIAKTTEGSYYPVILCGDLNSVPDSPLYKFIRNGELSYHGMPAWKVSGQENCSQQFCSRKLLAPLWPSSLGVTDSCQYVTLCQPKKPGERHKYSRDFLLQFRFCDVACERPPQLVFLEGVTDAKPDRPAHWPKPPPVVEDPDPEPFIPRSSGVIQHGLNLTSVYSHFLPQRGRPEVTTMPMGLGITVDYIFYSAEPVKNGNRGGRRLYRDGALKLLGRLSLLSEDVLLLANGLPNPFCSSDHLCLLASFGLELSSHRES from the exons ATGGGCTGCTCGGGGGTCTGTGACTCCCCAGGGACCG ATGCTTACTTTACCTGTCGAAAGAATGTACTTCTGGAGAAGAGCACGTCCACCCAGGTAGAAGCCATCTTTGCTGCAACCAGAGGAAGGTCGGTCCCAGAAGAGCAGGAAgcccttctccagcagcagcttgagGAAGGAACAGAGAATTTGCCAGCCAGTGAGAGTGCTTCATcagcagggaaagcatcagATACTCTCTCTAGTGACTGGTTAGAAGGTTCAGAGCTATTGATGACTAGCCTTAGTGACCTGAGTTCGGCTCCAGAAGTCACCCAGTGTGCTGGTCAGCAGCTCACAGAGCTACATGCCTTGGCGTCTTCAGAATTGCAAGATCATGCAGTGACTGAACTGAAAAAACTACCAGCAAAGGAACCAGTGGCTGTAGCAGGCAGTGCCCCTTGGGCAGCTGTGGTGCCACAGACAGATCACCAGACAGCTGGCTGTGCCACTATTGATGTAAAAGGGCCAAATGAAGACCCAGCTGTGCTGGCCTGGAGTTTAGCACGTGATGCGGAGACAGTGTCAACAGATCCCCCAGCCTGGCCCATTCCAGATATGGTACAATTCTGTCCTCTCCCAACAGAGGTGCCCTACCATG AGATTTTATGGAGAGAGTGGGAGGATCTTTCTGTCCAGCCCtgtgtgctggagcaggtctcGAAAAACACTCCTCTCTTTGAATTTCGAGTCATGTCTTACAACATCCTTGCCCAGGACCTGGTGGAGCAGGGCCTTGATCTCTATGTACACTGTCATCCAGACATCCTGAACTGGAACTACCGCTTTCCAAACCTTTTGCAGGAGATCCAGCACTGGGATCCTGAT GTTCTGTGTCTCCAGGAGGTGCAGGAGAACCATtactgggagcagctggaacCAACGCTCAAGGAGATGG GCTTTGCGTGCTTCTATAAACGGAGAACTGGGACAAAGACAGATGGCTGTGCTGTGTGCTACAAGCACAGCAGGTTCCAGCTGATCAGCCTCAGCCCCATAGAATTCTTCCGGCCTGGCCTGGATGTTCTCAACAGGGATAACGTGGGCTTGGTGCTGCTGTTACAACCTCTGCTCCCAGAAGGCCTAGAGCTGAAGGCAGCCAGTCCTTTGTGTATAGCCAACACTCATGTGTTGTTCAATCCCCATCGGGGAGATATCAAACTGGCCCAGATGGCCCTGCTTCTAGCAGAGATAGACAAGATTGCAAAAACTACTGAAGGCAGCTACTATCCAGTCATCTTGTGTGGAGACCTGAACTCTGTCCCTGATTCTCCCCTCTACAAATTCATCCGGAATGGTGAACTTTCCTACCATGGGATGCCAGCCTGGAAG GTGTCTGGTCAGGAAAACTGTTCCCAACAATTCTGTTCACGAAAACTGCTGGCCCCACTGTGGCCGAGCTCACTGGGTGTAACAGACAGCTGCCAGTATGTCACCCTGTGCCAGCCAAAGAAACCAGGTGAG AGACATAAGTACAGCCGGGACTTCCTGCTCCAATTTCGTTTTTGCGATGTTGCCTGTGAACGACCACCACAGTTGGTCTTCTTGGAAGGTGTGACAGATGCTAAACCAG ACCGCCCTGCACACTGGCCCAAACCTCCTCCTGTGGTGGAAGACCCTGATCCAGAGCCATTCATCCCAAG GTCTTCAGGTGTTATCCAGCATGGCCTCAACCTGACCTCTGTGTACAGCCACTTCCTGCCACAGAGAGGACGCCCAGAGGTCACAACAATGCCCATGGGGCTTGGAATCACCGTTGATTATATCTTTTACTCGGCAGAGCCTGTGAAGAATGGGAACAGGGGGG GTCGCAGGCTGTACCGGGATGGAGCCCTGAAGCTGCTTGGCcgcctttcccttctctctgaaGATGTCCTGTTGCTGGCAAATGGCTTACCAAATCCTTTTTGTTCATCTGACCATCTCTGCCTTCTGGCTAGTTTTGGCTTGGAGCTCTCTAGCCACAGAGAGAGTTAG
- the ANGEL1 gene encoding protein angel homolog 1 isoform X5 yields MIGTVLCYVLLPAAQLVRALRDAYFTCRKNVLLEKSTSTQVEAIFAATRGRSVPEEQEALLQQQLEEGTENLPASESASSAGKASDTLSSDWLEGSELLMTSLSDLSSAPEVTQCAGQQLTELHALASSELQDHAVTELKKLPAKEPVAVAGSAPWAAVVPQTDHQTAGCATIDVKGPNEDPAVLAWSLARDAETVSTDPPAWPIPDMVQFCPLPTEVPYHEILWREWEDLSVQPCVLEQVSKNTPLFEFRVMSYNILAQDLVEQGLDLYVHCHPDILNWNYRFPNLLQEIQHWDPDVLCLQEVQENHYWEQLEPTLKEMGFACFYKRRTGTKTDGCAVCYKHSRFQLISLSPIEFFRPGLDVLNRDNVGLVLLLQPLLPEGLELKAASPLCIANTHVLFNPHRGDIKLAQMALLLAEIDKIAKTTEGSYYPVILCGDLNSVPDSPLYKFIRNGELSYHGMPAWKVSGQENCSQQFCSRKLLAPLWPSSLGVTDSCQYVTLCQPKKPGERHKYSRDFLLQFRFCDVACERPPQLVFLEGVTDAKPDFWWGRAIMKTAISQWPQHTCPWMLTALHTGPNLLLWWKTLIQSHSSQVMAVHVQVFRCYPAWPQPDLCVQPLPATERTPRGHNNAHGAWNHR; encoded by the exons ATGATCGGCACCGTGCTCTGCTACGTGCTGCTGCCGGCGGCGCAGCTCGTCCGGGCCCTCCGAG ATGCTTACTTTACCTGTCGAAAGAATGTACTTCTGGAGAAGAGCACGTCCACCCAGGTAGAAGCCATCTTTGCTGCAACCAGAGGAAGGTCGGTCCCAGAAGAGCAGGAAgcccttctccagcagcagcttgagGAAGGAACAGAGAATTTGCCAGCCAGTGAGAGTGCTTCATcagcagggaaagcatcagATACTCTCTCTAGTGACTGGTTAGAAGGTTCAGAGCTATTGATGACTAGCCTTAGTGACCTGAGTTCGGCTCCAGAAGTCACCCAGTGTGCTGGTCAGCAGCTCACAGAGCTACATGCCTTGGCGTCTTCAGAATTGCAAGATCATGCAGTGACTGAACTGAAAAAACTACCAGCAAAGGAACCAGTGGCTGTAGCAGGCAGTGCCCCTTGGGCAGCTGTGGTGCCACAGACAGATCACCAGACAGCTGGCTGTGCCACTATTGATGTAAAAGGGCCAAATGAAGACCCAGCTGTGCTGGCCTGGAGTTTAGCACGTGATGCGGAGACAGTGTCAACAGATCCCCCAGCCTGGCCCATTCCAGATATGGTACAATTCTGTCCTCTCCCAACAGAGGTGCCCTACCATG AGATTTTATGGAGAGAGTGGGAGGATCTTTCTGTCCAGCCCtgtgtgctggagcaggtctcGAAAAACACTCCTCTCTTTGAATTTCGAGTCATGTCTTACAACATCCTTGCCCAGGACCTGGTGGAGCAGGGCCTTGATCTCTATGTACACTGTCATCCAGACATCCTGAACTGGAACTACCGCTTTCCAAACCTTTTGCAGGAGATCCAGCACTGGGATCCTGAT GTTCTGTGTCTCCAGGAGGTGCAGGAGAACCATtactgggagcagctggaacCAACGCTCAAGGAGATGG GCTTTGCGTGCTTCTATAAACGGAGAACTGGGACAAAGACAGATGGCTGTGCTGTGTGCTACAAGCACAGCAGGTTCCAGCTGATCAGCCTCAGCCCCATAGAATTCTTCCGGCCTGGCCTGGATGTTCTCAACAGGGATAACGTGGGCTTGGTGCTGCTGTTACAACCTCTGCTCCCAGAAGGCCTAGAGCTGAAGGCAGCCAGTCCTTTGTGTATAGCCAACACTCATGTGTTGTTCAATCCCCATCGGGGAGATATCAAACTGGCCCAGATGGCCCTGCTTCTAGCAGAGATAGACAAGATTGCAAAAACTACTGAAGGCAGCTACTATCCAGTCATCTTGTGTGGAGACCTGAACTCTGTCCCTGATTCTCCCCTCTACAAATTCATCCGGAATGGTGAACTTTCCTACCATGGGATGCCAGCCTGGAAG GTGTCTGGTCAGGAAAACTGTTCCCAACAATTCTGTTCACGAAAACTGCTGGCCCCACTGTGGCCGAGCTCACTGGGTGTAACAGACAGCTGCCAGTATGTCACCCTGTGCCAGCCAAAGAAACCAGGTGAG AGACATAAGTACAGCCGGGACTTCCTGCTCCAATTTCGTTTTTGCGATGTTGCCTGTGAACGACCACCACAGTTGGTCTTCTTGGAAGGTGTGACAGATGCTAAACCAG aTTTTTGGTGGGGGAGAGCAATCATGAAGACTGCAATATCACAATGGCCACAACATACATGTCCCTGGATGCTG ACCGCCCTGCACACTGGCCCAAACCTCCTCCTGTGGTGGAAGACCCTGATCCAGAGCCATTCATCCCAAG TGATGGCTGTTCATGTGCAGGTCTTCAGGTGTTATCCAGCATGGCCTCAACCTGACCTCTGTGTACAGCCACTTCCTGCCACAGAGAGGACGCCCAGAGGTCACAACAATGCCCATGGGGCTTGGAATCACCGTTGA
- the ANGEL1 gene encoding protein angel homolog 1 isoform X2: protein MIGTVLCYVLLPAAQLVRALRDAYFTCRKNVLLEKSTSTQVEAIFAATRGRSVPEEQEALLQQQLEEGTENLPASESASSAGKASDTLSSDWLEGSELLMTSLSDLSSAPEVTQCAGQQLTELHALASSELQDHAVTELKKLPAKEPVAVAGSAPWAAVVPQTDHQTAGCATIDVKGPNEDPAVLAWSLARDAETVSTDPPAWPIPDMVQFCPLPTEVPYHEILWREWEDLSVQPCVLEQVSKNTPLFEFRVMSYNILAQDLVEQGLDLYVHCHPDILNWNYRFPNLLQEIQHWDPDVLCLQEVQENHYWEQLEPTLKEMGFACFYKRRTGTKTDGCAVCYKHSRFQLISLSPIEFFRPGLDVLNRDNVGLVLLLQPLLPEGLELKAASPLCIANTHVLFNPHRGDIKLAQMALLLAEIDKIAKTTEGSYYPVILCGDLNSVPDSPLYKFIRNGELSYHGMPAWKVSGQENCSQQFCSRKLLAPLWPSSLGVTDSCQYVTLCQPKKPDRHKYSRDFLLQFRFCDVACERPPQLVFLEGVTDAKPDRPAHWPKPPPVVEDPDPEPFIPRSSGVIQHGLNLTSVYSHFLPQRGRPEVTTMPMGLGITVDYIFYSAEPVKNGNRGGRRLYRDGALKLLGRLSLLSEDVLLLANGLPNPFCSSDHLCLLASFGLELSSHRES from the exons ATGATCGGCACCGTGCTCTGCTACGTGCTGCTGCCGGCGGCGCAGCTCGTCCGGGCCCTCCGAG ATGCTTACTTTACCTGTCGAAAGAATGTACTTCTGGAGAAGAGCACGTCCACCCAGGTAGAAGCCATCTTTGCTGCAACCAGAGGAAGGTCGGTCCCAGAAGAGCAGGAAgcccttctccagcagcagcttgagGAAGGAACAGAGAATTTGCCAGCCAGTGAGAGTGCTTCATcagcagggaaagcatcagATACTCTCTCTAGTGACTGGTTAGAAGGTTCAGAGCTATTGATGACTAGCCTTAGTGACCTGAGTTCGGCTCCAGAAGTCACCCAGTGTGCTGGTCAGCAGCTCACAGAGCTACATGCCTTGGCGTCTTCAGAATTGCAAGATCATGCAGTGACTGAACTGAAAAAACTACCAGCAAAGGAACCAGTGGCTGTAGCAGGCAGTGCCCCTTGGGCAGCTGTGGTGCCACAGACAGATCACCAGACAGCTGGCTGTGCCACTATTGATGTAAAAGGGCCAAATGAAGACCCAGCTGTGCTGGCCTGGAGTTTAGCACGTGATGCGGAGACAGTGTCAACAGATCCCCCAGCCTGGCCCATTCCAGATATGGTACAATTCTGTCCTCTCCCAACAGAGGTGCCCTACCATG AGATTTTATGGAGAGAGTGGGAGGATCTTTCTGTCCAGCCCtgtgtgctggagcaggtctcGAAAAACACTCCTCTCTTTGAATTTCGAGTCATGTCTTACAACATCCTTGCCCAGGACCTGGTGGAGCAGGGCCTTGATCTCTATGTACACTGTCATCCAGACATCCTGAACTGGAACTACCGCTTTCCAAACCTTTTGCAGGAGATCCAGCACTGGGATCCTGAT GTTCTGTGTCTCCAGGAGGTGCAGGAGAACCATtactgggagcagctggaacCAACGCTCAAGGAGATGG GCTTTGCGTGCTTCTATAAACGGAGAACTGGGACAAAGACAGATGGCTGTGCTGTGTGCTACAAGCACAGCAGGTTCCAGCTGATCAGCCTCAGCCCCATAGAATTCTTCCGGCCTGGCCTGGATGTTCTCAACAGGGATAACGTGGGCTTGGTGCTGCTGTTACAACCTCTGCTCCCAGAAGGCCTAGAGCTGAAGGCAGCCAGTCCTTTGTGTATAGCCAACACTCATGTGTTGTTCAATCCCCATCGGGGAGATATCAAACTGGCCCAGATGGCCCTGCTTCTAGCAGAGATAGACAAGATTGCAAAAACTACTGAAGGCAGCTACTATCCAGTCATCTTGTGTGGAGACCTGAACTCTGTCCCTGATTCTCCCCTCTACAAATTCATCCGGAATGGTGAACTTTCCTACCATGGGATGCCAGCCTGGAAG GTGTCTGGTCAGGAAAACTGTTCCCAACAATTCTGTTCACGAAAACTGCTGGCCCCACTGTGGCCGAGCTCACTGGGTGTAACAGACAGCTGCCAGTATGTCACCCTGTGCCAGCCAAAGAAACCAG ACAGACATAAGTACAGCCGGGACTTCCTGCTCCAATTTCGTTTTTGCGATGTTGCCTGTGAACGACCACCACAGTTGGTCTTCTTGGAAGGTGTGACAGATGCTAAACCAG ACCGCCCTGCACACTGGCCCAAACCTCCTCCTGTGGTGGAAGACCCTGATCCAGAGCCATTCATCCCAAG GTCTTCAGGTGTTATCCAGCATGGCCTCAACCTGACCTCTGTGTACAGCCACTTCCTGCCACAGAGAGGACGCCCAGAGGTCACAACAATGCCCATGGGGCTTGGAATCACCGTTGATTATATCTTTTACTCGGCAGAGCCTGTGAAGAATGGGAACAGGGGGG GTCGCAGGCTGTACCGGGATGGAGCCCTGAAGCTGCTTGGCcgcctttcccttctctctgaaGATGTCCTGTTGCTGGCAAATGGCTTACCAAATCCTTTTTGTTCATCTGACCATCTCTGCCTTCTGGCTAGTTTTGGCTTGGAGCTCTCTAGCCACAGAGAGAGTTAG
- the ANGEL1 gene encoding protein angel homolog 1 isoform X3: MQNSWGMCDTRPSVHRTADAYFTCRKNVLLEKSTSTQVEAIFAATRGRSVPEEQEALLQQQLEEGTENLPASESASSAGKASDTLSSDWLEGSELLMTSLSDLSSAPEVTQCAGQQLTELHALASSELQDHAVTELKKLPAKEPVAVAGSAPWAAVVPQTDHQTAGCATIDVKGPNEDPAVLAWSLARDAETVSTDPPAWPIPDMVQFCPLPTEVPYHEILWREWEDLSVQPCVLEQVSKNTPLFEFRVMSYNILAQDLVEQGLDLYVHCHPDILNWNYRFPNLLQEIQHWDPDVLCLQEVQENHYWEQLEPTLKEMGFACFYKRRTGTKTDGCAVCYKHSRFQLISLSPIEFFRPGLDVLNRDNVGLVLLLQPLLPEGLELKAASPLCIANTHVLFNPHRGDIKLAQMALLLAEIDKIAKTTEGSYYPVILCGDLNSVPDSPLYKFIRNGELSYHGMPAWKVSGQENCSQQFCSRKLLAPLWPSSLGVTDSCQYVTLCQPKKPGERHKYSRDFLLQFRFCDVACERPPQLVFLEGVTDAKPDRPAHWPKPPPVVEDPDPEPFIPRSSGVIQHGLNLTSVYSHFLPQRGRPEVTTMPMGLGITVDYIFYSAEPVKNGNRGGRRLYRDGALKLLGRLSLLSEDVLLLANGLPNPFCSSDHLCLLASFGLELSSHRES, translated from the exons ATGCTTACTTTACCTGTCGAAAGAATGTACTTCTGGAGAAGAGCACGTCCACCCAGGTAGAAGCCATCTTTGCTGCAACCAGAGGAAGGTCGGTCCCAGAAGAGCAGGAAgcccttctccagcagcagcttgagGAAGGAACAGAGAATTTGCCAGCCAGTGAGAGTGCTTCATcagcagggaaagcatcagATACTCTCTCTAGTGACTGGTTAGAAGGTTCAGAGCTATTGATGACTAGCCTTAGTGACCTGAGTTCGGCTCCAGAAGTCACCCAGTGTGCTGGTCAGCAGCTCACAGAGCTACATGCCTTGGCGTCTTCAGAATTGCAAGATCATGCAGTGACTGAACTGAAAAAACTACCAGCAAAGGAACCAGTGGCTGTAGCAGGCAGTGCCCCTTGGGCAGCTGTGGTGCCACAGACAGATCACCAGACAGCTGGCTGTGCCACTATTGATGTAAAAGGGCCAAATGAAGACCCAGCTGTGCTGGCCTGGAGTTTAGCACGTGATGCGGAGACAGTGTCAACAGATCCCCCAGCCTGGCCCATTCCAGATATGGTACAATTCTGTCCTCTCCCAACAGAGGTGCCCTACCATG AGATTTTATGGAGAGAGTGGGAGGATCTTTCTGTCCAGCCCtgtgtgctggagcaggtctcGAAAAACACTCCTCTCTTTGAATTTCGAGTCATGTCTTACAACATCCTTGCCCAGGACCTGGTGGAGCAGGGCCTTGATCTCTATGTACACTGTCATCCAGACATCCTGAACTGGAACTACCGCTTTCCAAACCTTTTGCAGGAGATCCAGCACTGGGATCCTGAT GTTCTGTGTCTCCAGGAGGTGCAGGAGAACCATtactgggagcagctggaacCAACGCTCAAGGAGATGG GCTTTGCGTGCTTCTATAAACGGAGAACTGGGACAAAGACAGATGGCTGTGCTGTGTGCTACAAGCACAGCAGGTTCCAGCTGATCAGCCTCAGCCCCATAGAATTCTTCCGGCCTGGCCTGGATGTTCTCAACAGGGATAACGTGGGCTTGGTGCTGCTGTTACAACCTCTGCTCCCAGAAGGCCTAGAGCTGAAGGCAGCCAGTCCTTTGTGTATAGCCAACACTCATGTGTTGTTCAATCCCCATCGGGGAGATATCAAACTGGCCCAGATGGCCCTGCTTCTAGCAGAGATAGACAAGATTGCAAAAACTACTGAAGGCAGCTACTATCCAGTCATCTTGTGTGGAGACCTGAACTCTGTCCCTGATTCTCCCCTCTACAAATTCATCCGGAATGGTGAACTTTCCTACCATGGGATGCCAGCCTGGAAG GTGTCTGGTCAGGAAAACTGTTCCCAACAATTCTGTTCACGAAAACTGCTGGCCCCACTGTGGCCGAGCTCACTGGGTGTAACAGACAGCTGCCAGTATGTCACCCTGTGCCAGCCAAAGAAACCAGGTGAG AGACATAAGTACAGCCGGGACTTCCTGCTCCAATTTCGTTTTTGCGATGTTGCCTGTGAACGACCACCACAGTTGGTCTTCTTGGAAGGTGTGACAGATGCTAAACCAG ACCGCCCTGCACACTGGCCCAAACCTCCTCCTGTGGTGGAAGACCCTGATCCAGAGCCATTCATCCCAAG GTCTTCAGGTGTTATCCAGCATGGCCTCAACCTGACCTCTGTGTACAGCCACTTCCTGCCACAGAGAGGACGCCCAGAGGTCACAACAATGCCCATGGGGCTTGGAATCACCGTTGATTATATCTTTTACTCGGCAGAGCCTGTGAAGAATGGGAACAGGGGGG GTCGCAGGCTGTACCGGGATGGAGCCCTGAAGCTGCTTGGCcgcctttcccttctctctgaaGATGTCCTGTTGCTGGCAAATGGCTTACCAAATCCTTTTTGTTCATCTGACCATCTCTGCCTTCTGGCTAGTTTTGGCTTGGAGCTCTCTAGCCACAGAGAGAGTTAG